A single genomic interval of Spirosoma linguale DSM 74 harbors:
- a CDS encoding (2Fe-2S)-binding domain protein (PFAM: [2Fe-2S]-binding domain protein; ferredoxin~KEGG: scl:sce3337 [2Fe-2S]-binding protein) produces the protein MAIFKLQINGRSYQADVEPDTPLLWVLRDNFGLVGTKYGCGIAQCGACTVHLNGEATRACVLPVSAVGKSKVTTIEGLSEAGTHPVQQAWDTMDVPQCGYCQAGQIMTAAALLKRNPKPSQAEIDETMTGNICRCGTYHRIREAVKLASMSSPAGTTKSPKTK, from the coding sequence ATGGCTATCTTCAAACTTCAAATCAACGGCCGTAGTTACCAGGCTGATGTCGAACCTGACACTCCGCTTCTTTGGGTGCTACGCGATAATTTTGGATTAGTGGGCACAAAGTACGGGTGTGGTATAGCTCAATGTGGAGCTTGTACTGTACACCTGAACGGTGAAGCCACACGCGCTTGTGTACTACCCGTTTCTGCGGTAGGTAAATCGAAAGTTACTACTATTGAAGGGTTATCTGAGGCTGGGACTCACCCTGTTCAACAAGCTTGGGATACAATGGATGTACCTCAGTGCGGTTATTGTCAGGCTGGGCAGATCATGACGGCAGCAGCACTACTAAAACGTAACCCAAAACCTAGTCAAGCTGAAATTGACGAAACCATGACCGGTAATATCTGTCGGTGTGGAACGTATCACCGTATCCGGGAAGCCGTCAAACTGGCGTCTATGTCTTCTCCTGCTGGAACTACTAAATCCCCGAAAACAAAATAG